AGCTGGTCCACAGCTTTGCCATCAGTCCGGCCCAGAGCGCTCTGGCACTGTCGGTCTCCACGGCCTGCCTGGCCGGATCCATCGTGCTGGCTGGGGCCTTGTCCGAGGGGCTGGGGCGGCGCAAGCTGATGTTCATCTCCATGGCCCTGGCGGCGCTGTGCAATCTGCTGGCTTCATTCATGCCGCAATGGCATGGGCTGCTGGCCGCGCGCGCGCTGGAAGGCTTGTTGCTGGGCGGCGTGCCCGCCGTGGCCATGGCCTATCTGTCCGAGGAGATCGATCCGCCCGGCCTGGGCTTTGCCATGGGCCTGTATGTGGGCGGCACGGCGCTGGGCGGCATGCTGGGCCGGGTCGGCATGAGCGCCATGACCGAGTTCTGGGGCTGGCGCCACGCCATGGCGGTGCTTTCGGTGCTCGATCTGCTGGCCGCCCTGGGTTTTGTCTGGCTGTTGCCCCATTCGCGCAACTTCATCAAGAAGACCGGGCTGGGCGCCAGATACCACCTGCAGGCCTGGGGTCGGCATCTGCGCCACCCGGGCCTGCCGCTGCTGTTCCTGATCGCCTTCGGCCTGATGGGCGTGTTTGTCAGCATCTACAACTATGCCGGCTTTCTGCTCAGTGCATCGCCCTATGGTCTGAGCCAGTTGCAGATCAGCCATATCTTCTACGCCTATCTGCTGGGCACGGCGGCATCGCCGATTGCTGGGGGGCTGGCCGACCGGCTGGGTCGCGGGCCGGTGCTGGTCGCGGGCACTTTGCTGATGGCCGTGGGCGTGGTGCTGACCCTGTTGCCGCCGCTGGCCGCCATCGTGACCGGCATGGTCCTGCTGACGGCCGGCTTCTTTGTCGCGCATTCGGTGGCCAGCGGCTGGGTGGGGCGGCTGGCCACCCAGTCCAAAGGCCATGCCTCGTCGCTATACCTCTGGGGCTACTACATGGGCTCCAGCGTGCTGGGGGCCGGGGCGGGCTGGTTCTGGTCGCGCTGGGGCTGGACGGGCGTGGGCTCCGTGGCCCTGGCCGTGCTGGCGCTGGTCATCGTGCTGGCCCTGCGCGTGCAGTGGCTGGCCAAGGTCGCAGCCGCGAACCGGGCCGCGTCTTGATGCCGTCTTGATATCGGCAAGCCCAATCTCTACCCGTTCTTGACGGGCGAATTCCTACAGTTCCTCCATCGCAATCAAGCCGCGTGAACGGCTTGCGGGAGGAATGAAATGAGCATCACCTGGATCGAAGCCCTGGCCGCCCTGACGGCGCTGGGGCTGTTTGCCTATTTGGGCTATGCGCTGCTGCGCCCCGAGAAATTCTGAAGGGGGCGCCATGCAAGTGCTGCAAGACCTTGTTTTTGTGAGTCTGACCGTGGTCTGCTTTGTCGGACTGCTGGGCTTTGTGCGCGCCCTGGCGCGTATCTGAAAGGGGTGGATCATGTGGCTACCCTGGATGGAATTCGCGGCCGTGCTGACGGCGGCGACCTTGCTGACGATTCCCATGGGCCAATGGCTGGCTCGCTGCTTTACCAGCGAGCACCACGGCTGGCTGGAGCGCCTGAGCTACCGTGCCATGGGCGTGAACCCGCAGGAGCGCATGGGCTGGCAGCGCTATGGCGCAGCCCTGGTGCTGAGCAATGCGCTGATGATGCTGCTGGGCTACGGGCTGCTGCGCCTGCAGGGCGCCCTGCCGCTGAATCCGCTGGAGATTGCGGCGCAGGCGCCCGACCTGGCTTTCAACACCGCCGCCTCCTTCATCACCAACACCAACTGGCAGGCCTACTCGGGTGAGAACAGCCTGAGCAATGCAACGCAGATGGTGGTCATCACCTTTCTGATGTTTGCCGGTGCCACCACAGGTGTCGCTGCCGGTGCCGGCTTTGTGCGCGGACTGGCGCGATCCAGTAGCAAGGATGTCGGCAACTTCTGGGTCGACTTCGTGCGCGTGTTCTGGCGCGTGCTGCTGCCGCTGTCCTTCATCATGGCCCTGGTCTATGTCTGGCAGGGCATTCCGCAGACCCTGCATGCCGAAGCCGTGGCGACGACGCTCGAAGGAGGCCGTCAGCAGCTGCTGATGGGGCCGGTGGCCAGCCTGGAAAGCATCAAGCATCTGGGCACCAACGGCGGCGGATTCTTTGCCATGAATGCGGCCCATCCCTTCGAGAACCCGACGCCGCTGACCAATCTGCTGCACATCCTCTCGATGCTGCTGATTCCTGCGGGCATGACCTACGCCTTCGGCTCCATGCTGCTGCGTCGCAAGCAGGGCTGGGTGCTGTTTGCAGCCTGCATGGTGATGTTCGTCGGCTTTCTGAGCCTGGTGTTCGTGTCCGAGCAGAACGGCAGCCAGCTGCTGGCGCGCTCCGGAGCCGATCAGCAGTACAGCCTGACCCAGAGCGGCGGCAATATGGAGGGCAAGGAGCTGCGCTTCGGCATTGCCGATACGGCCTTGTTCGTGGCGACCACCACTGCGGCCACCACGGGCTCGGTCAATGCCATGCATGATTCGCTGACCCCGCTGGGCGGCATCACACCGCTGGCCCAGATGATGCTCAACTGCGTCTTCGGCGGCGACGGCGTGGGGCTGATCAATCTGATTCAGTACGCCATCCTCACGGTGTTTCTGGCCGGCATGATGATAGGCCGCACGCCGGAATTCCTGGGCAAGAAGATCGAGGTGCGCGAGATCAAGCTGGTCATGCTCGCAGTGCTGGTGCCGCCGGCCTGCATTCTGGGATTCACGGCGCTGGCCGCGCTCTGGCCCGATGCCGCAGCCAGTCTCAACAACCGCGGCCCGCACGGCTTCTCGGAGATCCTCTACGCCTATGCATCGGCCACTGCCAACAACGGATCGGCCTTTGCCGGGCTGAACGCCAACACCCCGTTCTTCAACACCACCACGGGTCTGGCCATGCTGGCGGGACGCTTTCTGACGCTGCTGCCCATGCTGGCCGTGGCCGGCAGCCTGGCGGCCAAGGCCACCGTGCCCGCAGGGCCGGGAACATTCCCCACGGCCACACCGCTGTTCATGGGCCTGCTGGTGTTCGTGGTGCTGGTGGTGGGCGGTCTCACCTTTCTGCCGGCACTGGCCCTGGGTCCCGTGATCGAGCAGCTGCAAATGCTGGTGGGTCAGCTCTACGCCTGACGCCTTCTTCCAAGTGATGCCAATGGTCTGCAGTCCTTTTGCGGCTGCAGACCGGGGAGCAAACATGAAAACATCGACTCAAACTCTTTGCACCTCGGTGCAGCCCGGCCATGCAACAACGCAGCCCGAGGCGCAAGCCGCTTCCTGGCCCCGGCTGCTGGGCTCCAGCGTGCGTGCCGCCTTGCTGGTGATGGTGGTCTCGGGCATTGCCTATCCCCTGCTGACCACGGGCGTGGCACAGGCGCTGTTTCCCCATGCGGCCAATGGCAGCCTGATCGAGCGCGAGGGCCTGATCGTGGGCTCGGCCCTGATCGGCCAGCAGTTCACCGGGCCACAGTATTTCCACGGTCGGCCCAGCGCCACCATGGCGCCGGATCCGAACCAGGAGGGTGCAAGCCTTGCCGCTGCCTACAACGCAGGGCTTTCCGGTGCCAGCAACCAGGGGGCGACGCACAAGGACCTGTCCGAAGCCGTGGCGCAGCGTGTCGCCCAGTACCGCGCCGATAACGACATGGCCGCAGATCTGGCGGTGCCGGTGGATGCGGTCACCGCCTCCGCCTCGGGCCTGGACCCGCATATCTCGCTGGCCAATGCCAGGCTGCAGCTGCCGCGCGTGGCACAGGCGCGCCAGCTGCCCGAGGCCAGGCTTGTGGAACTGATGGACAGGGCCACCGAACCGCGCAGCCTGGGCCTGCTGGGCGAGCCGCGCGTGAACGTGCTGCAACTCAATCTGGCGCTGGATGCCTTGCAGCCCGCCAACAGCGCCGCGAAGGAGTAAGCCATGAGCGCAAGAAAAATGACGGCAGGCCGCAGCCTGCTTGACGCCGCGCTGGTGAAGTCGGCGCTCTGGGATGCGCTGCGCAAGCTCTCGCCACGCACGCAGTGGGCCAACCCGGTGATGTTTGTGGTGTATCTGGGGGCGATCCTGAGCAGTCTCTTGTGGTGGCAGAGCCTGATGGAGCCGGGCAGCGAGAACAGCGGCTTTGTGCTGGCGATTGCGCTGTGGCTGTGGTTCACCGTGCTGTTTGCCAACTTTGCCGAGGCCCTGGCCGAGGGCCGCAGCCGCGCGCAGGCCGCCAGCCTGCGCGGCATGAAGCGCGATACCGTGGCCAAGCTGCTGCAGCAGCCGCATTTCGGCAGCTCCTGGATTCCCATGCGCGCCAGCGAGCTGCGCAAGGGGGTGGTCATCTTCGTCGAGGCCGGTGACACGATTGCACTCGACGGCACGGTGATCGAGGGCGTGGCGTCGGTGGACGAAAGCGCGATCACCGGCGAATCCGCTCCCGTGATCCGCGAGGCCGGCGGCGACTTCTCGTCGGTGACCGGCGGCACGCGCGTGCTGTCGGACTGGCTGGTGGTGGAGGTCACGGTCAACCCCGGCGAGTCGTTTCTGGATCGCATGATCTCCATGGTCGAGTCGGCCAAGCGCCAGAAGACCCCGAACGAGATGGCGCTGACGATCTTGCTCGTGGGTCTGACGCTGGTCTTTCTGCTGGTCATCGTCACGCTGTGGCCGTTCTCGGTCTTTGCGGTGACGCAGGCCGGCACCGGCTCGGTGGTCGGCATCGCCGTGCTGATTGCGCTGCTGGTCTGCCTGATTCCGACCACCATCGGCGGCCTGCTGTCGGCCATCGGCGTGGCCGGCATGAGCCGCATGATGCAGGCCAACGTCATCGCCACCTCAGGGCGGGCCGTGGAGGCTGCCGGCGATGTGGACGTGCTGCTGCTGGACAAGACCGGCACCATCACCCTGGGCAACCGCCAGGCCTGCGACTTCCTGCCGGCGCCGGGAACGAGCGCCGCGCAGCTGGCCGAAGCGGCCCAGCTGTCCTCGCTGGCCGATGAAACCCCCGAAGGCCGCAGTGTGGTGGCGCTGGCCAGGGAGCGCCATGGCCTGCCCGAGCGCAGCAGCGCCGATTTCCCGGGCGAGTTCGTGCCCTTTACCGCACAGACGCGCATGAGCGGGGTCGATCTGCAGGGCGCTCAAGGCCTGCGCAGCTTGCGCAAGGGCGCTGCCGATGCTGTGCGCCGGCATGTCGAGGTGCTGGGCGGTAGCTTCCCGGCCCAGGTGCAACTGTCCGTGGATAACGTCTCGCGCAAGGGCAGCACGCCTTTGGTGGTGGCCGATGGCGCCAAGGTGCTGGGCGTGATCGAGCTCAAGGACATCGTCAAGCCAGGCATGCGTGAGCGCTTTGCCGAGCTGCGCCGCATGGGCATACAGACGGTGATGGTGACGGGCGACAACCCGCTGACGGCGGCCGCCATTGCCGCCGAGGCCGGGGTGGACGATTACCTGGCCGAAGCCAGGCCCGAGGACAAGCTGCAGCTGATCCGCTCGCACCAGGCGGCCGGTCGTCTGGTGGCCATGACGGGGGACGGCACCAACGATGCGCCGGCCCTGGCCCAGGCCGATGTGGCCGTGGCCATGAACAGCGGCACTCAGGCCGCCAAGGAAGCCGGCAACATGGTCGATCTCGACTCCAACCCCACCAAGCTGATCGAGGTGGTGGAGACCGGCAAGCAGATGCTGATGACGCGCGGGGCCTTGACCACCTTCAGCATTGCCAACGATGTGGCCAAGTATTTCGCCATCATTCCGGCCGCCTTTGTGGGTACCTATCCGCAGCTGGCCTCGCTCAACGTGATGCAGCTGCACAGCGCGGATTCCGCCATCCTGAGCGCCGTGATCTTCAACGCGCTGATCATCATCGCCCTGGTGCCGCTGGCCTTGCGCGGCGTGCAGTACCGCGCCGTGGGCGCCGCCATATTGCTGCGCCGCAACCTGCTGATCTACGGCCTGGGCGGGCTGATCGTGCCGTTTGTGGGCATCAAGCTCATCGACCTGCTGTTGACCGCGCTCCATCTGGTCTGAGCCTTTTGCCTTTCGGGGCTCCTCCGGGCTGCCTGGCTGCCGAGAAACGTGCAGCCGGGGCCGCCCTGTCTCTTTCGCATTTCCTATGTCTCAATCTTCCGTGAAGAAATTTCTGGCCGGACCCTTCCTGGCCGTGGCAAGTGCCTTGCTGCTGATGGCTGCTTCCGGCGCCACCCCCGCCAGGGCCCAGACTCCTGCCGACGAGGCTGCCGACAAGCCGCCCGTCACCGGTTCGCTCGGCCTGCTCAGCGACTATCGCTTTCGCGGCATTTCGCAAACCTGGCAGGGGGCGGCCGTGCAGGGCGGTGTGGAGCTGGCCCTGCCGCGCGGCTGGTATCTGGGCACTTCGCTGTCCAATGTCTCGACCCACAGCTACGGCCGGGGCCAGGGGCTGGAGCACGATATCTACGGCGGCTGGCGCGGCGATGTGGCGCCCGGCTGGCAGCTCGACGCCGGGCTGCTGCACTACCGATACCCCGGCGCGAGGCTGATGGCCGATGACGGCACTGCCAGGCGCTTTGACACCACCGAGCTCTACCTGGGCGCAGCGCATGGCGGCTTCAGCGCGAAGTGGTCTGTGGCGCTGACTCCTTATTTCGGGCTGGGAGAGAGCACGGCGGCTTCAGCCTTCGCGTCGGCGCTGCGCCCATCGGGCAGCAGCCGAGGCAGCCAGTATCTGGATCTGAACTATCAGCATCCGCTGGCCGATATCGCCACCCTGGGTCTGCATGGCGGCTATACCTGGGTGCGCAATTACAGCGATGTTTCCTATGCCGACTGGCGGCTCTCGCTGTCCAGGAGCTGGGGCGCGTGGACGGCCTCGCTGGCCTATGTCGGCACTTCGGCCGATGCCCGCTTCTACAGTGCTGCCAACGGCCTGGGCCAGTGGCGGGATCTGGGGCGCAGCGGCTGGTTGCTCGGACTGAGTGCCGGGTTCTGAGCGGGCTTGAGTGATACGCTGATCGTCCGATGCCTTCATCCACCAACACCTCCGCCGCGTCGCGCCCCGATCCCGACGCACTGCTCGCCCAGTTGCAGGCCGACAGCCAGCGCGCCCATCGTGGCAAGCTGCGCATCTACTTCGGCTCCAACGCCGGGGTGGGCAAGACCTATGCCATGCTGGCGGCCGCGCAGCGCGAGCGCCAGGCCGGGCGCAGCGTGCTGGTGGGGCTGGTGGAAACTCACGGCCGTGCCGAGACCGAGCAGCAGCTGCATGACCTGGAGCTGCTGGCGCGGCGTCAGCTGGTCTACCAGGGCCGGCAACTGGACGAGTTCGATCTGGATGCGGCACTGGCGCGTCGCCCGGAAGTGCTGCTGCTCGACGAGCTGGCGCACAGCAATGTGAGCGGCTCGCGCCATCCCAAGCGCTGGCAGGATGTGCAGGAGCTGCTGGAAGCGGGAATCGAGGTGTGGACCACGCTCAACGTCCAGCATCTGGAAAGCCTCAACGATGTGGTGGGCGGCATCGTGGGCATACAGGTCCACGAGACCGTGCCCGACCATCTGTTTGACGATGCCGACGAGGTCATCGTGGTCGACATCCCCCCCGAGGAGCTGCTCAAGCGCCTCAAGGCGGGCAAGGTCTATCCGCTGGAGCAGGCCGAAAGGGCCTCGCGCAATTTCTTCCGCCAGGGCAATTTGCTGGCGCTGCGCGAGCTGGCCTTGCGCCGCACGGCAGACCGCGTCGATGAGGACATGCGCGACTATCGCCGCGAGCGTGCCATCGACGATGTCTGGCCGACGCGCGAGCGCCTGCTGGTGGGCGTGGGCGGGCGCGCCGGCGACGATGCCCTGGTGCGCCAGGTGGCCCGACTGGCGAGAAGGCTGGAGGCCGACTGGGTGGTGGTCTATGTGGATGCGCCCGAGCGCCAGCATCGGCCCCGTGCGGCCCAGGAAGCCGTGCTCAGGACTTTGGCGCTGGCCGCGCGTCTGGGGGCGGAAACGGCCACCATTCCCGGCGCCCAAGTGGCCCAGGCCCTGGTGGACTTTGCGCGTGAGCGCAATGCCAGCCATCTGGTGCTGGCACGGGTGCATGAACCTTTGAGTCGCTGGCTGCGCTGGCGCTCCCCCAGTCTGTCCGAGCAGATTGCCGCGCTCGATCCCGGCCTGGACGTGCTGCTGCTGTCCGTCAAGCAGAGCAACAATGAAAGCGCCTTGCGCTTGCCGGCAGCGCGTGAACAGACCATTCCATGGAAGGGCTATGTGGGCGTGACCCTGGCCTGCCTGGCCGCTACGGCGGTGGCGGAGCTGCTGCTGCGGGTCTTCGATCCGGCCAATGTGGTCATGCTGTTCCTGCTGGTGGTGGTGCTGTCCGCCGTGCGCTGGGGACGGGGCCCTGGTGCCTGGGCGGCCCTGCTGTCGGTGCTGCTGTTCGACTTCTACTTTGTGCCGCCGCGCAACTCCTTCAGCGTCAACGATACCCAGTATCTGTTCACCTTCAGTCTGATGCTGGGCGTGGCCCTGGTCTGCGGCCAGCTCACGGCGCGGCTGCGCCACGAGGCGCGCGTGGCCGCAGAGCGTGAGAGGCGGGCCGGCGCGCTGGCCAGGCTGGCGCGCGATCTGTCCGGTGCGCTGACGCAGGAGCAGGTCACGCGCATTGCGCTGACCACCATGTCAGGCGTCTTCGACGCCCAGACCGGGCTGCTGGTGCCCGATGCCGACGAGCAGCTGCAGCTGGCGCAGGGCAGTGAGGGTCCGATCGACACCAGCGTGGGCCGCTGGAGCATGGAGCATGGCCAGATGGCCGGCTACGGCACCGATACCCTGGCCGCCGCGCCGGCGCTGTATGTGCCGCTGATGGCGCCCGTGCGCTCGCGCGGCGTGCTGGTGCTGCAGCTGCGCGCGCCGCAGAAACTGCGGGTGCCCGAGGAGCGCCGCCTGCTCGATGCCTGTGCCAGCCAGATCGCACTGGCGCTGGAGCGCGTGCATTTTGTGGAAGTGGCGCAGCAGACCCAGATTGCCATGGAGGGCGAGCGCATGCGCAACACCTTGCTCTCGGCTGTCTCGCACGATCTGCGCACGCCGCTGACGGGCATTCTGGGCGCCGCCCAGGCGGCCTTGCCGCATGCGCCCCAGGGGCCTGCGCATCACATGCTGCTGCAGATTCGCAATCAGGCCCAGGCGCTGCAGCAGCTGGTGGACAACCTGCTGGCCATGGCACGCCTGCAGCAGGGCGGCGTGCAGCTCAAGCGCGAATGGCTGCCGGTGGACGAGCTGGTCGGCAGTGCGCTGGCGCAGATGCGCGAGCGGCTGACAGCTCATGTGTTGCAGACCTCGATGCCGGCCGGGCTGCCCTTGCTGCAGCTCGATGCCGTGCTCATGGAGCGGGTGCTGGTCAATCTGCTGGACAACGCCATCAAATACACGCCGGAGGGCACGACCATCACCGTGGCCGCGCGCGTGCAGGGCAGCGACTGCGTGCTGAGCGTGCAGGATGCTGGGCCGGGACTGCCGGTGCATCTGCCTGTCGAACAGTTGTTCGAACCCTTTACCCGAGGGCAGGCAGAGAGCGCCGTGTTCGGCATGGGTCTCGGCCTGGCGCTGGCGCAGCGCATCGTGCAGGCCCATGGCGGACGCTTGCAGGTGACGGAGGCAGAGCCCGGGCCGGGCACCGTCTTCAGCATCTCGCTGCCAGTGCCCGAGCAGCCGGCCATGGACGAATGAGCCGACAATCCTGTGTATCACATGCAAATCCGAACATGACAAGCGCCGCACCCCGCATCCTGCTGATTGAAGACGACGCCAGCATCCGCCGCTTTGTGCGCCTGGCACTGGAGGACGAAGGCTGGCAGGTGTTCGAGTCCGAAACCGCCAGGCGCGGCCTGATCGAGGCCGCCAGCCGCCAGCCCGACGCGGTGGTGCTGGATCTGGGTCTGCCCGATGCCGATGGCAAGAGCGTGATTGCCGAGCTGCGTGGCTGGAGCCAGCTGCCGATTCTGGTCCTGTCCGCGCGCGAGCGGGAGGAGGAGAAGGTGGCGGCCCTGGACGCCGGTGCCGATGACTACCTGACCAAGCCCTTTGGCGTGCCCGAGCTGCTGGCCCGGCTGCGCGTGATGCTGCGCCGCCGTCAGCAGGCGTCGGCAGCAGACAAGCCCGGCAGCTGTGCGCGTTTCGGCACGGTGGTGGTGGATCTGGCGGCGCACGATGTCAGGCGTGACGGTGTGGCTGTTCACCTGACGCCCATCGAGTTCCGTCTGCTGGCGACCCTGATTGTCGGCCAAGGCAAGGTGCTGACGCACCGCCAGCTGCTGCTGCAGGTCTGGGGGGCAGAATATCTGGACCGCCCACACTATCTGCGCGTGCACATGGCCAATCTGCGCCAGAAGATAGAGAGCGATCCGGCCCAGCCCCGGCATCTGGTAACCGAGTTGCAAGTCGGTTATCGCTTGGTGGGCCTCGAAGGCTGATTCCTTTATAATCGCCGTCCATCCGAGGAGCGTTGCAGCGTTCCCCAGCCAGCCATGAGCTGGTCTGCGCGGGGCGTGAGGCTCGGATTTCATCCCGCAACGACGCTCGCCCACGCTTTCTGTGCGGTGAGCCGGTTCATTCCCCCTCTGCTGCAGAACGTGGTTTTTCATTCAAGATTTGGAGAAAACCATGAACGCTGCCGTGCGCTTCAACCCCGCTGATTCGGCCATTACCGATATTTCCCTGGCTGCCTGGGGCCGCAAGGAAATCAGGATCGCCGAAACCGAAATGCCCGGTCTGATGGCCGTGCGCGAGGAGTTCGCTGCTGCCCAGCCCCTGAAGGGCGCGCGCATCACCGGCTCGCTGCACATGACCATCCAGACCGCCGTGCTGATCGAGACACTGACGGCTCTGGGCGCGCAAGTGCGCTGGGCCTCGTGCAACATCTTCTCGACCCAGGACCACGCTGCTGCCGCCATCGCCGAAACCGGCGTGCCTGTTTACGCCATCAAGGGCGAGTCGCTGGAAGACTACTGGAACTACACGCACAACATCTTTGAATTCGGCGCCAAGGGCACCGAAGGCGAAGGCCCCAACATGATCCTGGATGACGGCGGCGACGCCACCATGCTCATGCACCTGGGCAAGCGCGCCGAGCAGGATCTGTCCGTGCTGGCCAACCCCACTTCGGAAGAAGAGCGCATCGTCTTCGCCGCCATCAAGGCCAAGCTGGCCGTGGACTCCACCTGGTACAGCCGCAAGTCGGCCCAGATCATGGGCGTGACCGAAGAGACCACTACCGGTGTGCACCGCCTCAACGAAATGTCGGCCAAGGGCACGCTGCTGTTCCGCGCCATCAACGTCAACGACTCGGTGACCAAGTCCAAGTTCGACAACCTGTACGGCTGCCGCGAATCGCTGGTGGACGGCATCAAGCGCGCCACCGACGTGATGATCGCCGGCAAGGTGGCTTGCGTGGCCGGCTACGGCGACGTGGGCAAGGGCTCCGCCCAGGCGCTGCGCGCGCTGTCGGCCCAGGTCTGGGTGACCGAGATCGACCCCATCAACGCCCTGCAGGCCGCCATGGAAGGCTATCGTGTAGTGACCATGGAATACGCTGCCGACAAGGCCGATATCTTCGTGACCACCACCGGCAACAAGGACATCATCCGTCACGAGCACATGGTTGCCATGAAGGATCAGGCCATCGTCTGCAACATCGGTCACTTCGACAACGAAATCGATGTGGCTTCGATCGAGAAGTACAAGTGGGAAGAAGTGAAGCCCCAGGTGGACCAGATCGAGTTCCCCGACGGCAAGAAGATCACCCTGCTGGCCAAGGGCCGTCTGGTGAACCTGGGCTGCGCCACTGGCCACCCCAGCTTTGTGATGTCCAACTCCTTCGCCAACCAGACCCTGGCGCAGATCGAGCTGTTCACCCGCCCCGACGCCTACGAAGTGGGCAAGGTCTATGTGCTGCCCAAGATCCTGGACGAAAAGGTCGCCCGCCTGCATCTGAAGAAGGTCGGCGCCATGCTGACCGAACTGAGCGACGAGCAAGCTGCCTATATCGGCGTGAGCAAGCAAGGCCCTTACAAGCCTGAAACGTATCGCTATTAATAGCACCCCCTGAGGCGCTTTGCGCCTTCCCCCTCTCTCTACGCGCTGCGCGCTAGGGGAGGGGGACGACAGCTTTGCTGCGCGGCGGCGCTTGCTCGCTGTCACTTTGCTAGGCTCTGCCAGTATTAGTGAGCGGCTGTCGTGGTTTAAATTTAATAGCTGCTTGCGCACGTCATATATAGATTTCAGATGAATATTTATCTGAAATCAAGCTGTATCAAGCGAAAACAGCTATCTAAAAAGATTTCTTTTGCCCGCTGCACCTTTGTGCAGCGCCTGGCGCCGGTTTATTTCAAAGGAAGCGACGCTATGCGCGCAGATGTTTTTCTGGTTGAAGCAGGTCATGCTGCCACCCGTTCCCAGGCCCAGCGCCTGATCGCCTCGGGTGTGGAGTGGCGCCTGACGCCGCTGGCGCCTTGGAAGAAAGTGGCCAAGAACGGCGATGACATTCCTGCCGGTGCCGAGCTGCAACTGCTGGACGCCGCCGAGGCCAAATACATCTCGCGCGGCGGGCTCAAGCTCGAGGGCGCGCTGGCCGCGACTGGCCTGAGCGTCAAGGGCTTGCGCTGTCTGGATGTGGGCCAGAGCACGGGCGGTTTCACCGATTGCCTGCTGCAGGCCGGTGCGACCCAGGTCATCGGCCTCGACGTGGGCCACGGCCAGCTGCACGAGCGCCTGAAGAATGACGAACGCGTGGTCTGCGTCGAGGGCTTCAATGCCCGCGCGCTAACGCCCGAGCTGCTGGAGAAGGCCTGCGACGAGGCGCTGTGCGAAGTCATCGAGGAAGAAGAGGACAACGACACCCAGCCCGTCGCCCCCTATGCCTGGATGCGCAACGGCGGTCAGGTCGATGAGGAC
This DNA window, taken from Comamonas testosteroni TK102, encodes the following:
- a CDS encoding sensor histidine kinase, encoding MPSSTNTSAASRPDPDALLAQLQADSQRAHRGKLRIYFGSNAGVGKTYAMLAAAQRERQAGRSVLVGLVETHGRAETEQQLHDLELLARRQLVYQGRQLDEFDLDAALARRPEVLLLDELAHSNVSGSRHPKRWQDVQELLEAGIEVWTTLNVQHLESLNDVVGGIVGIQVHETVPDHLFDDADEVIVVDIPPEELLKRLKAGKVYPLEQAERASRNFFRQGNLLALRELALRRTADRVDEDMRDYRRERAIDDVWPTRERLLVGVGGRAGDDALVRQVARLARRLEADWVVVYVDAPERQHRPRAAQEAVLRTLALAARLGAETATIPGAQVAQALVDFARERNASHLVLARVHEPLSRWLRWRSPSLSEQIAALDPGLDVLLLSVKQSNNESALRLPAAREQTIPWKGYVGVTLACLAATAVAELLLRVFDPANVVMLFLLVVVLSAVRWGRGPGAWAALLSVLLFDFYFVPPRNSFSVNDTQYLFTFSLMLGVALVCGQLTARLRHEARVAAERERRAGALARLARDLSGALTQEQVTRIALTTMSGVFDAQTGLLVPDADEQLQLAQGSEGPIDTSVGRWSMEHGQMAGYGTDTLAAAPALYVPLMAPVRSRGVLVLQLRAPQKLRVPEERRLLDACASQIALALERVHFVEVAQQTQIAMEGERMRNTLLSAVSHDLRTPLTGILGAAQAALPHAPQGPAHHMLLQIRNQAQALQQLVDNLLAMARLQQGGVQLKREWLPVDELVGSALAQMRERLTAHVLQTSMPAGLPLLQLDAVLMERVLVNLLDNAIKYTPEGTTITVAARVQGSDCVLSVQDAGPGLPVHLPVEQLFEPFTRGQAESAVFGMGLGLALAQRIVQAHGGRLQVTEAEPGPGTVFSISLPVPEQPAMDE
- a CDS encoding response regulator, coding for MTSAAPRILLIEDDASIRRFVRLALEDEGWQVFESETARRGLIEAASRQPDAVVLDLGLPDADGKSVIAELRGWSQLPILVLSAREREEEKVAALDAGADDYLTKPFGVPELLARLRVMLRRRQQASAADKPGSCARFGTVVVDLAAHDVRRDGVAVHLTPIEFRLLATLIVGQGKVLTHRQLLLQVWGAEYLDRPHYLRVHMANLRQKIESDPAQPRHLVTELQVGYRLVGLEG
- the ahcY gene encoding adenosylhomocysteinase, encoding MNAAVRFNPADSAITDISLAAWGRKEIRIAETEMPGLMAVREEFAAAQPLKGARITGSLHMTIQTAVLIETLTALGAQVRWASCNIFSTQDHAAAAIAETGVPVYAIKGESLEDYWNYTHNIFEFGAKGTEGEGPNMILDDGGDATMLMHLGKRAEQDLSVLANPTSEEERIVFAAIKAKLAVDSTWYSRKSAQIMGVTEETTTGVHRLNEMSAKGTLLFRAINVNDSVTKSKFDNLYGCRESLVDGIKRATDVMIAGKVACVAGYGDVGKGSAQALRALSAQVWVTEIDPINALQAAMEGYRVVTMEYAADKADIFVTTTGNKDIIRHEHMVAMKDQAIVCNIGHFDNEIDVASIEKYKWEEVKPQVDQIEFPDGKKITLLAKGRLVNLGCATGHPSFVMSNSFANQTLAQIELFTRPDAYEVGKVYVLPKILDEKVARLHLKKVGAMLTELSDEQAAYIGVSKQGPYKPETYRY